The following are encoded together in the Pseudomonas sediminis genome:
- a CDS encoding multidrug efflux RND transporter permease subunit produces MNLSAPFIRRPVATLLLSLAIMLLGGVSFGLLPVAPLPQMDFPTITVQASLPGASPQIMASTVATPLERSLGSIAGVSQMNSRSSQGSTRIMIQFDLDKDINTAAREVQAAINAARELLPSGMRTMPSYRKINPSQAPIMVLSLTSTTLNKGQLYDVASTILAQKLSQVGGVGEVQVGGSSLPAVRVSLEPRLLDHYGIALDEVRQSIAASNALRPKGAVEDEQRRWQVQASDQLAKAADYLPMIIRYQDGAAVRLGDVATVTDGVEDRYNSGFYNDKEAVLLVINRQSGANILQTISDIRAELPALREVIPASVELEVAMDRSPVIRATLHEAEQTLLIAVGLVILVVLAFLGRWRAALIPALAVPVSLIGSFAAMYLLGFSLNNLSLMALIIATGLVVDDAIVVLENIARHIHNGEKPVAAAFKGTREVGFTLLSMNLSLVAVFISILFMGGIVERLFREFSITLAVAVVISLLVSLTLTPMLCARWLKAEDEQPRGRLQQWGDRLQTRVLAIYGRSLDWALRHSLLMVISLLATIALNVYLFVSIPKTFMPQQDTGQLIGFIRGDDGLSFQLMQPKMEIFRRAVLADPAVDSVAGFIGGAGGINNAFMIVRLKPISERSVLSQQVINRLRASVPKVPGGRMFLMPDQDLQIGGREGRSSENEYMLLSGDLDALREWLPKVREALRALPELTDIDARENSGAQQIRLVVDREAAQRLGVEMSMITAVLNNAFSQRQVSTIYEALNQYSVVMEINPLYAQHPEALDQIQLITADGARVPLSTFAHWERSLEEDRVNHQGQFAAENIGFSLAEGVSLDQASRAIDNAVARVGLPTEVQGMLGGTGAAFQQTQGNQPLMILLALVVVYIVLGVLYESYIHPLTILSTLPSAGVGALLALQLVGMEFSLISLLGLFLLIGIVKKNAILMVDLALQLERGERLSPQESIRQACLLRFRPIMMTTLAAILGALPLVLGSAEGSEMRQPLGITIVGGLVLSQMLTLYTTPVVYLYFDRLRHRVNRWRGVRTDASLENPL; encoded by the coding sequence ATGAACCTCTCCGCCCCCTTCATTCGCCGTCCGGTGGCCACGCTGCTGCTGAGCCTGGCGATCATGCTGCTCGGCGGCGTCAGCTTCGGCCTGCTGCCGGTGGCGCCGTTGCCACAGATGGATTTCCCCACCATTACCGTGCAGGCCAGCCTGCCTGGTGCCAGCCCGCAGATCATGGCCTCGACCGTGGCCACGCCGCTGGAACGCTCGCTCGGCTCGATCGCCGGGGTCAGCCAGATGAACAGCCGCAGCAGCCAGGGCAGCACGCGGATCATGATCCAGTTCGACCTGGACAAGGACATCAACACCGCGGCGCGCGAGGTACAGGCGGCGATCAATGCGGCGCGCGAACTGCTGCCCAGCGGCATGCGCACCATGCCTAGCTATCGCAAGATCAACCCGTCGCAGGCACCGATCATGGTGCTGTCGCTGACCAGTACCACGCTGAACAAGGGCCAGCTGTACGACGTGGCTTCGACCATCCTGGCGCAAAAGCTGTCCCAGGTTGGCGGTGTGGGCGAAGTGCAGGTCGGTGGTAGTTCGCTGCCGGCAGTTAGGGTTTCCCTCGAGCCGCGTCTGCTCGATCACTATGGCATTGCGCTGGACGAAGTGCGCCAGAGCATCGCAGCCAGCAACGCCCTGCGTCCCAAGGGCGCGGTCGAGGACGAGCAGCGCCGCTGGCAGGTGCAGGCCAGCGACCAGTTGGCCAAGGCCGCCGATTACCTGCCGATGATCATCCGCTACCAGGACGGCGCTGCCGTGCGCCTGGGCGACGTAGCCACGGTCACCGATGGCGTCGAGGACCGCTACAACAGCGGCTTCTACAACGACAAGGAAGCGGTGCTGCTGGTGATCAATCGGCAGAGCGGGGCGAACATCCTGCAGACCATCAGCGACATCCGCGCCGAGCTGCCGGCGCTGCGCGAGGTGATTCCAGCCAGTGTCGAGCTGGAAGTGGCGATGGATCGCTCGCCGGTAATCCGCGCCACCCTGCACGAGGCCGAGCAGACGCTGCTAATCGCCGTGGGCCTGGTGATTCTGGTGGTGCTGGCGTTTCTCGGGCGTTGGCGCGCAGCGCTGATTCCGGCGCTGGCGGTGCCGGTGTCGCTGATCGGCAGTTTCGCCGCCATGTACCTGCTGGGGTTCTCGCTGAACAACCTGTCGCTGATGGCGCTGATCATCGCCACCGGGCTGGTGGTGGACGATGCTATCGTCGTGCTGGAGAACATCGCCCGGCACATCCATAACGGCGAGAAGCCGGTGGCGGCGGCGTTCAAAGGCACGCGCGAGGTAGGCTTCACCCTGCTGTCGATGAACCTGTCGCTGGTAGCGGTGTTCATCTCCATCCTGTTCATGGGCGGCATCGTTGAGCGGCTGTTCCGTGAGTTCTCCATCACCCTGGCCGTGGCGGTGGTGATTTCCCTGCTGGTGTCGTTGACCCTGACGCCGATGCTCTGCGCGCGCTGGCTCAAGGCCGAGGACGAACAACCGCGCGGCCGCCTGCAGCAATGGGGCGACCGCCTGCAGACGCGGGTTTTGGCTATCTACGGGCGTTCGCTGGACTGGGCGCTGCGCCATTCGTTGCTGATGGTCATCAGCCTGCTGGCGACCATCGCGCTGAACGTCTACCTGTTCGTCAGCATTCCCAAGACCTTCATGCCGCAGCAGGACACCGGCCAACTGATCGGTTTTATCCGCGGCGACGATGGCCTGTCGTTCCAGCTCATGCAGCCGAAGATGGAGATTTTCCGCAGGGCGGTGCTGGCCGATCCGGCGGTGGACAGCGTCGCTGGCTTCATCGGCGGTGCCGGAGGCATCAACAACGCCTTCATGATCGTGCGCCTGAAGCCCATCAGCGAGCGCAGCGTGTTATCGCAACAGGTGATCAACCGCCTGCGCGCCAGCGTGCCGAAGGTGCCCGGTGGGCGCATGTTCCTCATGCCGGACCAGGACCTGCAGATTGGCGGGCGCGAGGGGCGCAGTTCGGAGAACGAGTACATGCTGCTCTCGGGCGACCTCGATGCCCTGCGTGAGTGGCTACCCAAGGTGCGTGAAGCGCTGCGCGCGTTGCCCGAACTCACCGATATCGACGCCCGCGAGAACAGTGGTGCCCAGCAGATTCGCCTGGTGGTGGATCGCGAAGCCGCGCAGCGCCTGGGTGTGGAGATGAGTATGATCACCGCAGTGCTCAACAACGCCTTCAGTCAGCGCCAGGTTTCCACCATCTACGAAGCGCTGAACCAGTACAGCGTGGTGATGGAGATCAACCCGCTCTATGCCCAGCACCCCGAGGCGCTGGACCAGATTCAGCTGATCACCGCCGATGGCGCACGGGTGCCGCTGTCCACCTTCGCCCACTGGGAACGCAGCCTGGAAGAGGACCGGGTCAACCACCAGGGCCAGTTCGCCGCCGAGAACATCGGCTTCTCCCTGGCCGAAGGGGTCAGCCTGGATCAGGCCAGCCGCGCCATCGACAACGCCGTGGCGCGGGTCGGCCTGCCCACCGAAGTGCAGGGCATGCTGGGCGGTACCGGTGCGGCCTTCCAGCAGACCCAGGGCAATCAGCCGCTGATGATCCTGCTGGCACTGGTGGTGGTGTATATCGTGTTGGGAGTGCTCTACGAGAGCTACATACATCCGCTGACCATCCTTTCGACCTTGCCGTCGGCCGGCGTTGGCGCCTTGCTGGCGCTGCAGCTGGTAGGCATGGAGTTCAGCCTGATCTCGCTGCTGGGCCTGTTCCTGCTGATCGGTATCGTCAAGAAGAACGCCATCCTGATGGTCGATCTGGCCCTGCAGCTGGAGCGCGGTGAGCGCCTGAGTCCGCAGGAGTCCATCCGCCAGGCCTGTCTGCTGCGTTTCCGACCGATCATGATGACCACCCTGGCTGCGATCCTTGGCGCCTTGCCGCTGGTGCTGGGCAGTGCCGAAGGTTCGGAGATGCGTCAACCGCTGGGTATCACCATCGTCGGTGGCCTGGTACTGAGCCAGATGCTGACCCTCTACACCACTCCTGTGGTCTACCTCTATTTCGACCGCCTGCGCCATCGCGTCAACCGCTGGCGCGGCGTGCGCACCGATGCTTCGTTGGAAAATCCGTTATGA
- the tpx gene encoding thiol peroxidase, with translation MAQVTLKGNPVQVDGQLPQAGQQAPAFSLVAGDLSDVTLASLAGKRKVLNIFPSVDTPTCATSVRKFNAEAGQLNNTVVLCISADLPFAQARFCGAEGLESVVNLSTMRGADFLKNYGVAIASGPLTGLAARAVVVLDESDKVLHSELVGEIADEPNYAAALAALK, from the coding sequence ATGGCGCAAGTCACTCTCAAAGGCAACCCGGTGCAGGTCGACGGCCAACTGCCGCAGGCCGGCCAACAGGCGCCGGCGTTCAGCCTGGTCGCTGGCGACCTGAGCGACGTCACCCTGGCCAGCCTGGCTGGCAAGCGCAAGGTGCTGAACATCTTCCCCAGCGTCGACACCCCGACCTGTGCTACCTCCGTGCGCAAGTTCAACGCCGAAGCCGGTCAACTGAACAATACCGTGGTGCTGTGCATCTCCGCTGACCTGCCATTCGCCCAGGCACGCTTCTGCGGTGCCGAAGGTCTGGAAAGCGTGGTCAATCTGTCCACCATGCGTGGCGCCGACTTCCTCAAGAACTACGGTGTGGCCATTGCCAGCGGCCCGCTGACCGGCCTGGCCGCGCGCGCCGTGGTAGTGCTGGATGAAAGCGACAAGGTGCTGCACAGCGAGCTGGTTGGCGAGATCGCTGATGAGCCGAATTACGCAGCTGCTCTGGCCGCGCTGAAGTAA
- a CDS encoding MdtB/MuxB family multidrug efflux RND transporter permease subunit: MNISRPFILRPVATTLLMVAIFLSGLIAYRLLPVSALPEVDYPTIRVLTLYPGASPDVMTSAVTAPLERQFGQMAGLKQMSSTSSGGASVITLRFNLDVSLAVAEQEVQAAINAASNLLPGDLPAPPVYNKVNPADTPVLTLAVSSKTMPLPQVNDLVDTRLAQKLAQTSGVGLVTLAGGQRPAVRIRVNPEALASYGLSLADVRSLITASNVNQPKGNFDGPTRVSQLDANDQLKSVDEYRELILNYENGSALRLKDVAEIIDGAENERLAAWANRNQAVLVNVQRQPGANVIDVVDRIQTLLPHLTEGLPASVEVKVLTDRTQTIRAAVRDVQHELLLAIALVVMVTFLFLRKLSATLIPSIVVPLSLIGTFGVMYLAGFTINNLTLMALTIATGFVVDDAIVMLENIARHLEEGETPLNAALKGARQIGFTLVSLTLSLIAVLIPLLFMADVVGRLFREFAITQAVAILISLVVSLTLTPMMCARLLKAENPESEGRFYHAAGGVIDRMIDRYGVWLQWVLRHQPLTLLVAVATLGLTVLLYMAVPKGFFPVQDTGVIQGISEAPQSISFSAMSERQQRLADVILRDPAVASLSSSIGVDGDNPTLNSGRLLINLKTHAERDVTASEVIERLRPELAKVPGIELFMQPVQDLTIEDRISRTQFQFTLESPDSQLLETWTPRLVEALREQPELTDVASDLQNRGLQVYLDIDRDAAARLGINVGTIDDALYDAFGQRQISTIYTQASQYRVVLESRDGGRIGLAALRQIHVATGDGQQVPLSSLAHIEERPASLLINHIGQFPAVTLSFNLAPGVSLGEAVAVIERVEQEIGLPGGINTQFQGAAEAFRASLSSTLLLILAAIVTMYIVLGVLYESYIHPITILSTLPSAGVGALLALLLTGNDLGLIAIIGIILLIGIVKKNAIMMIDFALEAERNQGMAPEAAIYQAALLRFRPILMTTLAALFGAIPLMLASGSGAELRQPLGLVMVGGLLVSQVLTLFTTPVIYLYFDRLSRRFSGRSAAGVAV; this comes from the coding sequence ATGAACATCTCCCGCCCATTCATCCTGCGGCCGGTCGCTACCACGCTGTTGATGGTGGCGATCTTCCTCAGCGGCCTGATCGCCTACCGACTGCTACCGGTGTCGGCGCTGCCGGAGGTGGACTACCCGACCATCCGCGTGCTGACCCTGTACCCAGGCGCCAGCCCGGATGTGATGACCAGCGCCGTGACCGCGCCGCTGGAGCGCCAGTTCGGGCAGATGGCCGGGCTCAAGCAGATGTCCTCGACCAGCTCGGGCGGCGCTTCGGTGATCACCCTGCGCTTCAATCTCGATGTCTCCCTGGCGGTGGCCGAGCAGGAAGTGCAGGCGGCGATCAACGCGGCGAGCAACCTCTTGCCTGGCGATCTGCCGGCACCGCCGGTGTACAACAAGGTCAACCCCGCTGATACACCGGTGCTGACTCTGGCGGTGAGCTCAAAGACGATGCCATTGCCGCAGGTCAACGACCTGGTCGATACCCGTCTGGCGCAGAAGCTGGCGCAAACCAGTGGCGTCGGCCTGGTGACCCTGGCCGGCGGGCAACGTCCAGCCGTGCGCATTCGCGTCAACCCGGAGGCGCTCGCGTCTTATGGCCTGAGCCTGGCCGACGTGCGCAGCCTGATCACGGCCAGCAACGTCAACCAGCCCAAGGGCAACTTCGACGGGCCGACACGGGTTTCCCAACTCGACGCCAACGACCAGCTGAAGTCGGTCGACGAATACCGCGAGCTGATCCTCAACTACGAGAACGGCTCGGCATTGCGCCTGAAAGATGTCGCCGAGATCATCGACGGCGCCGAGAACGAGCGCCTGGCTGCCTGGGCCAATCGCAATCAGGCGGTGCTGGTGAACGTGCAGCGTCAACCCGGCGCCAACGTCATCGATGTGGTCGACCGCATCCAAACCCTGTTGCCACACCTGACCGAAGGCCTGCCGGCCAGCGTCGAGGTCAAGGTGCTCACCGATCGCACTCAGACCATCCGCGCTGCCGTACGCGATGTGCAGCACGAGCTGCTACTGGCCATCGCCCTGGTGGTGATGGTGACCTTCCTGTTCCTGCGCAAGCTGTCGGCGACCCTGATTCCGTCCATCGTCGTGCCGCTGTCGCTGATCGGCACCTTCGGCGTGATGTACCTGGCCGGTTTCACCATCAACAACCTGACACTGATGGCGCTGACCATTGCCACCGGCTTCGTGGTCGACGACGCCATCGTCATGCTGGAGAACATTGCCCGTCATCTGGAGGAGGGCGAAACGCCGCTCAACGCTGCGCTCAAGGGCGCCCGGCAAATCGGCTTCACCCTGGTCTCGCTGACCCTGTCGCTGATCGCCGTGTTGATCCCGCTGCTGTTCATGGCCGATGTGGTGGGGCGGCTGTTCCGTGAATTCGCCATCACCCAGGCGGTGGCTATCCTGATTTCCCTGGTGGTATCGCTGACGCTGACACCGATGATGTGCGCGCGCCTGCTCAAGGCCGAAAACCCCGAGTCGGAAGGGCGCTTCTACCACGCGGCCGGTGGCGTTATCGACCGCATGATCGACCGCTATGGCGTGTGGTTGCAGTGGGTGCTGCGTCACCAGCCGCTGACCCTGCTGGTGGCCGTGGCCACGCTGGGTCTGACCGTGCTGCTGTATATGGCGGTGCCCAAGGGCTTCTTCCCGGTGCAGGACACCGGGGTGATCCAGGGCATTTCCGAGGCGCCGCAGTCGATTTCCTTCAGCGCGATGAGCGAGCGCCAACAACGTCTGGCCGATGTGATCCTGCGTGATCCGGCGGTGGCCAGCCTGTCCTCGTCGATTGGTGTGGATGGCGATAACCCCACGCTCAACAGCGGCCGTTTGCTGATCAACCTGAAAACCCACGCCGAGCGCGATGTCACCGCCAGCGAGGTGATCGAGCGTCTGCGTCCGGAGCTGGCGAAGGTTCCCGGTATCGAATTGTTCATGCAGCCGGTACAGGACCTGACCATCGAAGATCGCATCAGCCGCACCCAGTTCCAGTTCACCCTGGAGTCGCCTGACAGCCAGTTGCTGGAAACCTGGACGCCGCGTCTGGTCGAGGCGCTGCGCGAGCAGCCGGAGTTGACCGACGTGGCCAGCGACCTGCAGAACCGCGGCTTGCAGGTTTACCTGGATATCGACCGTGACGCCGCGGCGCGTCTGGGCATCAACGTCGGCACTATCGACGATGCCTTGTATGACGCTTTTGGCCAGCGCCAGATCAGCACCATCTACACCCAGGCCAGTCAGTACCGCGTGGTGCTGGAGAGCCGCGATGGCGGGCGTATCGGCCTGGCCGCATTGCGTCAGATTCATGTGGCCACCGGTGATGGCCAGCAGGTGCCGCTGTCATCCCTGGCGCATATCGAGGAGCGGCCCGCCAGTTTGCTGATCAACCATATCGGTCAGTTCCCGGCGGTGACCCTGTCGTTCAACCTGGCCCCTGGCGTGTCGCTGGGCGAGGCAGTGGCGGTGATCGAGCGGGTCGAGCAGGAGATCGGCCTGCCGGGCGGCATCAATACCCAGTTCCAGGGCGCTGCCGAGGCGTTCCGTGCGTCGTTGTCGTCGACCTTGCTGCTGATCCTGGCGGCCATCGTCACCATGTACATCGTGCTGGGCGTGCTCTACGAGAGCTATATCCACCCGATCACCATTTTGTCCACGCTGCCGTCGGCGGGAGTCGGTGCGCTGCTGGCGTTGCTGCTGACGGGCAACGACCTGGGCCTGATCGCCATCATCGGCATCATCCTGTTGATCGGCATCGTCAAGAAGAACGCGATCATGATGATCGACTTCGCCCTCGAGGCCGAACGCAATCAGGGCATGGCGCCTGAGGCGGCGATTTATCAGGCGGCGCTGCTGCGCTTTCGGCCGATCCTGATGACCACCCTGGCGGCGCTGTTCGGGGCCATTCCGCTGATGCTCGCCTCTGGCTCCGGCGCCGAGCTGCGCCAGCCGCTGGGCCTGGTGATGGTCGGCGGCCTGCTGGTCAGCCAGGTGCTGACGCTGTTCACCACACCGGTGATCTATCTGTACTTCGATCGCCTGTCGCGCCGTTTCAGCGGGCGTAGCGCCGCCGGGGTCGCGGTATGA
- a CDS encoding MdtA/MuxA family multidrug efflux RND transporter periplasmic adaptor subunit, which translates to MSNASPSPSNSSRQWLIGLTLLVVLLLLLWWFWPSKPESQQMGRGHFGDMGPVPVRMAEVKQGEFAIELKALGTVTSYNTVNVRSRVDGELVKVLFEEGQQVKAGDLLAVIDPRPYQVALQQAQGALQENQAQLKNAELDLQRYKGLYDEDSIAKQTLDTQQALVNQYRGSLQSNQADVATAKLNLDFTQIRAPIDGRLGLRQLDIGNLVSSGDTTPLVVITQADPIAVIFTIPEGDLPAVLQRRRDGTTLAVEAWDRGERLKLAEGVLESLDNQIDTTTGTVKLKARFDNAEQMLFPNQFVNVRLRVETREAATIIPSAAVQFGTQGTFVYVVGDDNKVSIRLVTIAASDAERSMVSEGVQPGERLVMEGTDRLRDGSEVEVVDPTAVQESKSEGRREPGRTAARNDA; encoded by the coding sequence ATGTCGAATGCTTCCCCGTCTCCATCGAATTCCTCCCGTCAGTGGCTGATTGGCCTGACGTTGCTCGTCGTACTGCTTCTGCTGCTGTGGTGGTTCTGGCCGAGCAAGCCAGAAAGCCAGCAGATGGGCCGTGGCCATTTCGGTGACATGGGGCCTGTGCCGGTGCGCATGGCCGAGGTCAAGCAGGGTGAGTTCGCCATCGAGCTCAAGGCGCTTGGCACGGTGACTTCCTACAACACGGTCAACGTGCGTTCGCGGGTCGACGGTGAGCTGGTCAAGGTGCTGTTCGAGGAGGGCCAGCAGGTCAAGGCCGGTGACCTGCTGGCGGTGATCGATCCTCGTCCTTACCAGGTGGCCTTGCAGCAGGCGCAGGGGGCGCTGCAGGAAAACCAGGCGCAACTGAAGAACGCCGAGCTGGACCTACAGCGCTACAAGGGACTGTACGACGAAGACAGCATCGCCAAACAGACCCTGGACACCCAACAGGCGCTGGTCAACCAGTACCGTGGCAGTCTGCAGAGCAACCAGGCCGACGTCGCCACGGCCAAGCTCAACCTCGACTTCACCCAGATTCGCGCGCCCATCGACGGTCGCCTCGGTCTGCGTCAGCTGGATATCGGCAACCTGGTCAGCAGCGGCGATACCACCCCCCTGGTGGTGATCACCCAGGCCGATCCGATCGCGGTGATCTTCACCATCCCCGAGGGCGATCTGCCTGCTGTACTGCAGCGCCGCCGCGACGGCACGACCCTGGCCGTCGAGGCCTGGGATCGTGGCGAACGCCTGAAACTGGCCGAGGGCGTACTGGAAAGCCTGGATAACCAGATCGACACCACCACCGGTACGGTCAAGCTCAAGGCGCGCTTCGACAACGCCGAGCAGATGCTCTTCCCCAATCAGTTCGTCAACGTGCGTTTGCGCGTTGAAACCCGTGAGGCCGCCACCATCATTCCGTCCGCTGCGGTGCAGTTCGGCACCCAGGGTACCTTCGTCTACGTCGTGGGTGACGATAACAAGGTGAGCATCCGTCTGGTCACCATCGCCGCCAGCGACGCTGAACGCAGCATGGTCAGCGAGGGTGTGCAGCCGGGCGAGCGGCTGGTCATGGAAGGCACCGATCGTCTGCGGGACGGTAGCGAAGTGGAGGTAGTCGACCCCACTGCCGTGCAGGAATCCAAGAGCGAAGGGCGGCGTGAGCCTGGTCGGACCGCGGCGCGGAATGACGCATGA